From Fimbriimonadaceae bacterium, the proteins below share one genomic window:
- a CDS encoding universal stress protein, protein MNILLATDGSACSQLSETLLAKLPRAAGATVHVATAVPAPAVMMASLQPIGAYSMIEQADLLWKAHHDRGTTVVREAGERMRAAGFETKEVVLDGDIGSVLLDYAHEHAIDLIAVGSRGEGAFKAFFLGSVARRLVAYSECSVLVARGEEKTTPEEHIARLAAKERLTIVVAVDGSNGAAASLQSVMDAGPDRFAKGIAVCAAPLSLVPAGLDPILFGETYGYDVESGNTIAAEAAEKLRASCSETSAVMELDRPSNLLFEVARKEDADLIVIGATRHGAVERFLLGSVSFDVASGAPCSVLVVRPPKTPQ, encoded by the coding sequence ATGAACATCTTGTTGGCGACTGACGGATCGGCGTGTTCGCAACTGTCAGAAACGCTTCTCGCCAAGCTCCCACGAGCCGCAGGCGCGACGGTGCATGTCGCCACGGCGGTGCCGGCTCCCGCCGTGATGATGGCCTCGTTGCAGCCGATCGGCGCCTACTCGATGATCGAGCAGGCGGATCTCCTGTGGAAGGCGCACCACGACCGAGGGACCACCGTGGTGCGTGAAGCGGGCGAACGCATGCGTGCGGCCGGTTTCGAAACGAAGGAAGTGGTGTTGGACGGCGACATCGGCTCGGTGCTTCTCGACTATGCGCACGAGCACGCGATCGACCTGATCGCCGTGGGAAGTCGTGGCGAAGGTGCGTTCAAGGCGTTCTTCCTCGGAAGCGTGGCGCGCCGATTGGTGGCCTACTCCGAGTGCTCGGTGCTCGTCGCTCGTGGGGAGGAGAAGACCACGCCCGAAGAGCACATCGCCCGCCTTGCGGCAAAGGAGCGGCTGACGATCGTCGTCGCCGTGGACGGCTCGAACGGCGCCGCCGCTTCGCTCCAAAGCGTGATGGACGCCGGCCCCGACCGGTTTGCCAAGGGGATCGCGGTCTGCGCTGCTCCCCTGAGCCTCGTGCCTGCGGGGTTGGACCCGATTCTCTTTGGCGAGACGTACGGCTACGATGTCGAATCGGGCAACACGATCGCCGCCGAGGCCGCCGAGAAGCTACGAGCCAGTTGTAGCGAGACGTCCGCGGTGATGGAGCTGGATCGGCCGTCGAACCTGCTCTTCGAGGTCGCACGCAAGGAGGACGCGGATCTCATCGTGATCGGGGCCACGCGCCACGGCGCGGTGGAGCGATTCCTCTTGGGAAGCGTGTCGTTCGATGTCGCCTCGGGGGCGCCGTGCTCGGTGCTCGTGGTGCGCCCGCCGAAGACGCCTCAGTAG
- a CDS encoding class I fructose-bisphosphate aldolase — protein sequence MKMATVAGKGIDQIAGLLGDDASSLLEHRCQTVDRSLLHLPGPDFVDRVWAPSDRNIPTMRSLQTLFGTGRLAGTGYLSILPVDQGIEHSAGASFAKNPIYFDSENIVKLAIEGGCNAVASTLGVLGSVGRKYAHKIPFIVKLNHNELLTMPNKFDQIMFANVEQAWNMGAVAVGATIYFGSEESGRQIVEVSQAFAHAHELGLATILWCYLRSPEFKKDKDYHVSADLTGQANHLGVTIQADIIKQKLPENNGGYNALNMEGSSYGKTDQRIYSELTTDHPIDLCRYQVANCYMGRSGLINSGGASSGAGDLAEAVRTAVINKRAGGTGLISGRKAFQRPMGEGAGLLQAIQDVYLCDDVTVA from the coding sequence ATGAAGATGGCGACTGTTGCGGGTAAGGGAATCGACCAGATTGCGGGATTGTTGGGCGACGATGCGTCGTCGCTGTTGGAGCACCGGTGCCAGACCGTGGACCGCTCGCTGCTTCACCTTCCCGGCCCCGATTTCGTCGATCGAGTCTGGGCCCCCTCGGATCGAAACATTCCGACGATGCGCAGCCTCCAGACGCTGTTCGGGACGGGGCGGCTCGCCGGCACGGGGTACCTCAGCATCCTCCCGGTCGACCAGGGCATCGAGCACAGCGCCGGGGCCTCGTTCGCCAAGAACCCGATCTACTTCGACTCCGAGAACATCGTGAAACTCGCGATCGAGGGAGGCTGCAACGCGGTCGCTTCGACGCTTGGCGTGTTGGGTTCGGTGGGGCGCAAATACGCGCACAAGATCCCGTTCATCGTGAAGCTCAACCACAACGAGCTGCTCACGATGCCCAACAAGTTCGACCAGATCATGTTTGCCAACGTCGAGCAGGCGTGGAACATGGGAGCAGTGGCCGTCGGTGCCACCATCTACTTCGGCAGCGAGGAGAGCGGCAGGCAGATCGTCGAGGTGAGCCAGGCGTTCGCGCACGCCCACGAGCTGGGCCTGGCGACCATTCTCTGGTGCTACCTCCGCAGCCCCGAGTTCAAGAAGGACAAGGATTACCACGTCTCCGCCGACCTCACCGGACAGGCCAACCACCTCGGCGTCACGATCCAGGCGGACATCATCAAGCAGAAGTTGCCCGAGAACAACGGCGGCTACAACGCGCTGAACATGGAAGGCAGCTCGTACGGCAAGACCGACCAGCGCATCTACTCGGAGCTGACGACCGACCATCCGATCGATCTCTGCCGCTACCAGGTGGCCAACTGCTACATGGGGCGTTCGGGCCTGATCAACAGCGGGGGCGCCTCCAGCGGAGCGGGCGATTTGGCGGAGGCGGTGCGGACCGCGGTGATCAACAAGCGCGCGGGCGGTACGGGGCTCATCAGCGGCCGGAAAGCGTTCCAGCGGCCCATGGGCGAGGGAGCAGGGTTGCTCCAGGCGATCCAAGACGTGTATCTGTGCGACGACGTGACGGTGGCCTAA
- a CDS encoding cyclic-di-AMP receptor, translating into MKLVVCIVHNRDKGKITEELIRAGFKFTVIGSTGGFLREGNTTFLIGVEPDEKEAVLKLIAQNCKAREQLVNVMPFEAAPPGAFIPSPVKVPVGGAVVFVLDVEQFERF; encoded by the coding sequence GTGAAGCTCGTCGTCTGCATCGTGCACAACCGGGACAAAGGCAAGATCACGGAGGAGTTGATTCGCGCCGGGTTCAAGTTCACGGTGATTGGGTCGACCGGCGGCTTCTTGCGCGAAGGGAACACGACCTTTCTCATTGGCGTGGAGCCGGACGAGAAGGAGGCGGTGCTCAAGCTGATCGCGCAGAACTGCAAGGCGAGGGAGCAGCTCGTGAACGTCATGCCCTTCGAAGCCGCGCCTCCCGGAGCCTTCATCCCCAGTCCCGTGAAAGTCCCCGTCGGGGGCGCCGTCGTGTTTGTGCTCGATGTCGAGCAGTTCGAGCGGTTCTAG
- a CDS encoding DUF1800 domain-containing protein → MTEREKIAHLLRRFGLGASVSELDALEPKGVRGALDHLLDYETVNEGFSPSPWAFCFEEKNPGQVYLEAPRFLGWWCLRMVMTRRPLQEKLTLFWHDHFAISAAKVEFGPMMLRYLDTLRNHASGSFVELLQAVSKEPAMLRWLDGDTNVKGAPNENFARELLELFTLGIGTYTEKDVQEAARAFTGWAWLPRIQFDKPLEPQVRALVEKGQPLVSFAVVPDLQDRGTKTVLGKTGAFDGDELLTMLAGRPETARHVTGKLWEFFAGIPASPSLRDSLARAFMDTGGDIRAVLRAVAAAPEFWSEACIRHEVKSPVDFTIPVFRQIDVQPILLTLMNAPEEPTKPIREELRGVGGGAAGAMFQQGMLLLYPPDVAGWDWGTRWISSQSMLERIKLAELLFGSAEEPKPTSSLVAQRLLQRGKAASAETMVDGLIEMFDAPLPASTRATLVKACQDHGGPGSLADPKQASALLGAVLRLMFAAPEFQFC, encoded by the coding sequence ATGACGGAACGCGAGAAGATCGCCCACCTGCTGCGCCGGTTTGGTCTTGGCGCCTCGGTGTCCGAGCTGGATGCCTTGGAACCCAAGGGGGTGCGGGGCGCCTTGGACCACCTTCTCGACTACGAGACTGTGAACGAGGGCTTCTCCCCGAGCCCATGGGCGTTCTGCTTCGAGGAGAAGAACCCCGGACAGGTCTACCTCGAGGCGCCCCGTTTCCTGGGTTGGTGGTGCCTGCGCATGGTCATGACGCGCCGACCGCTCCAGGAGAAGCTCACCCTGTTCTGGCACGACCATTTCGCGATCAGTGCGGCCAAGGTCGAGTTCGGACCCATGATGCTGCGCTATCTCGACACGCTGCGGAACCACGCTTCGGGGTCGTTCGTCGAACTGCTCCAGGCCGTAAGCAAGGAGCCTGCGATGCTCCGATGGCTCGACGGCGACACCAACGTCAAGGGGGCGCCGAACGAGAACTTCGCACGCGAACTGCTCGAACTGTTCACCCTCGGCATCGGGACCTACACGGAGAAGGACGTGCAGGAGGCGGCGCGGGCGTTCACAGGGTGGGCGTGGCTGCCCCGGATCCAGTTCGACAAGCCTCTCGAGCCTCAGGTGCGCGCTCTCGTGGAGAAGGGCCAGCCCCTGGTCTCGTTCGCCGTCGTCCCCGACCTGCAGGATCGAGGAACCAAGACCGTGCTCGGCAAGACCGGGGCCTTCGACGGCGACGAGCTGTTGACGATGCTCGCCGGCCGCCCCGAAACGGCCCGTCACGTGACCGGAAAGCTCTGGGAGTTCTTCGCGGGCATCCCCGCCTCCCCGTCGCTGCGCGACTCTCTTGCGCGCGCCTTCATGGACACCGGGGGAGACATCCGAGCGGTGCTTCGCGCCGTCGCGGCAGCACCCGAGTTCTGGAGCGAGGCGTGTATCCGGCACGAGGTGAAGAGTCCCGTCGACTTCACGATTCCCGTCTTCCGCCAGATCGACGTCCAGCCGATCTTGCTCACGCTCATGAACGCGCCTGAAGAGCCGACCAAGCCCATCCGCGAGGAGCTCCGCGGGGTCGGCGGCGGAGCGGCGGGGGCGATGTTCCAGCAGGGCATGCTGCTGCTCTACCCTCCGGACGTGGCGGGGTGGGATTGGGGCACGCGCTGGATCTCCTCCCAATCGATGCTTGAGCGGATCAAGCTTGCAGAGTTGCTTTTCGGCAGCGCTGAAGAACCCAAACCCACCTCGTCCCTCGTCGCCCAACGCCTCCTGCAGCGCGGGAAGGCCGCGTCGGCGGAAACGATGGTGGATGGACTGATCGAGATGTTCGACGCCCCGCTCCCCGCCTCAACGCGCGCCACGTTGGTCAAGGCGTGCCAAGACCACGGCGGGCCGGGGTCTTTGGCCGACCCCAAGCAAGCCTCCGCGCTGCTAGGCGCGGTGCTCAGGCTAATGTTCGCAGCACCCGAATTCCAGTTCTGTTAA
- a CDS encoding response regulator encodes MSKLRVLIADDDPIIRLDLKQMLENLDYEVVAEEGDGKRAVEAAREVRPDICILDVKMPVMDGIEAVNVLSEENLAPAILLTAYSDRELVDRAKAAGVFAYLVKPFKPSDLPPAIEVARSRYEQNLALTREVGTLAERLEARKLVDRAKGILMERDDVSEAEAYRRIQQQSMNARKSMREIAEAIILAQGT; translated from the coding sequence ATGTCCAAGCTTCGCGTGCTGATCGCCGACGACGACCCCATCATCCGGCTCGACCTCAAACAGATGCTCGAAAACCTCGACTACGAAGTGGTCGCGGAGGAAGGCGACGGAAAGCGGGCGGTCGAAGCGGCGCGCGAAGTGCGGCCGGACATCTGCATCCTCGACGTGAAGATGCCGGTGATGGACGGGATCGAGGCCGTGAACGTGCTTTCGGAAGAGAACCTCGCCCCGGCGATCCTGCTCACCGCCTACAGCGACCGCGAGCTGGTGGACCGTGCCAAGGCCGCGGGGGTCTTCGCCTATCTCGTGAAGCCGTTCAAACCGAGCGACCTTCCGCCCGCGATCGAAGTCGCCCGCAGCCGCTACGAACAGAACCTTGCGCTGACCCGGGAGGTCGGCACGCTGGCGGAACGCCTGGAAGCGCGCAAACTCGTCGACCGAGCAAAGGGCATCCTGATGGAACGCGACGACGTCTCCGAGGCCGAGGCGTATCGGAGGATTCAGCAACAGTCGATGAACGCGCGCAAGTCGATGCGCGAGATCGCGGAGGCGATCATTCTCGCGCAGGGGACGTGA
- a CDS encoding DUF1343 domain-containing protein, producing the protein MAWTPVLDRWIDEGFAALEGQRIGLVCNQATVDTRFQHILDAILVPHREGHLHVQVVFGPQHGLWGFQQDNMIEWEGGVDPRTGLVVHSLYGEHREPTPAMLEGIERLVVDLPDIGSRYYTFMWTLALCMKACAPLGIPVTVLDRPNPLGGRREGPVLDPAFDSFVGLLPLPTRHGWTLGELATHFQRAHFPACELHVVRCEGWNRADHLDETPLPWVVPSPNMPTLETAMVYPGMCLLEGTQLSEGRGTTRPFEIFGAPFIDAWAFCDAANALGLPGCWFRPYVFEPTFHKFAGQTCGGAFLHVTDRTTFEPVLTAIAALQVIVQRWGDAFEWRPAPYEYEFEKRPIDILAGNSWVREAIEGNTPLPAVRERMADELAAFDRRYPDPRLY; encoded by the coding sequence ATGGCTTGGACGCCGGTGTTGGACCGATGGATCGACGAAGGCTTTGCTGCGCTCGAAGGACAACGCATCGGCCTTGTCTGCAACCAGGCGACCGTGGATACGCGCTTTCAGCACATCCTCGATGCGATCCTCGTTCCGCACCGCGAGGGACACCTGCACGTCCAAGTCGTCTTCGGCCCCCAGCACGGGCTGTGGGGGTTCCAGCAGGACAACATGATCGAGTGGGAGGGCGGAGTCGACCCTCGTACCGGACTCGTCGTGCACTCGCTGTACGGCGAGCACCGCGAGCCGACGCCGGCGATGCTCGAGGGAATCGAACGCCTGGTGGTGGATCTCCCCGACATCGGCAGCCGCTACTACACGTTCATGTGGACCCTGGCCCTGTGCATGAAGGCTTGCGCCCCGCTCGGCATCCCGGTCACCGTGCTCGATCGCCCCAATCCCTTGGGCGGGCGCCGCGAGGGCCCCGTTCTGGACCCGGCCTTTGACAGCTTCGTCGGCCTTCTCCCACTCCCCACCCGGCACGGGTGGACGCTGGGCGAGTTGGCGACCCACTTCCAACGCGCCCACTTCCCCGCTTGTGAACTGCACGTCGTCCGTTGCGAAGGGTGGAACCGCGCCGATCACCTGGACGAGACCCCTCTCCCCTGGGTGGTCCCTTCCCCGAACATGCCCACGCTCGAGACCGCGATGGTCTACCCCGGGATGTGTCTCCTCGAGGGCACGCAGCTCAGCGAGGGACGCGGCACGACTCGGCCGTTCGAGATCTTCGGTGCGCCGTTCATCGACGCGTGGGCGTTCTGCGACGCGGCGAACGCCCTCGGCCTGCCAGGGTGTTGGTTCCGGCCCTACGTGTTCGAACCGACGTTCCACAAGTTCGCGGGACAGACGTGCGGCGGAGCGTTCCTCCACGTGACCGACCGCACGACGTTCGAACCCGTGCTCACGGCCATCGCCGCGCTGCAGGTCATCGTCCAGCGGTGGGGGGACGCGTTCGAGTGGCGCCCCGCGCCCTACGAGTACGAGTTCGAGAAACGCCCCATCGACATCCTCGCGGGCAACTCGTGGGTGCGCGAAGCCATCGAAGGCAACACGCCGCTCCCGGCCGTCCGCGAACGCATGGCCGACGAGCTGGCCGCGTTCGACCGCAGGTATCCGGACCCGCGACTCTACTGA
- a CDS encoding ATP-binding protein produces the protein MSLSHLAGLHSVKRLLPALSRAEAGVHAVLLYGVAGSGKSAVADALAQVWLCTAPTSEGACGECRSCQAFGRGASADFERIEPQPPSRIIRLGAIVERKESSELPGLPIQTFFRTPPLMARHRVVVIEDCDRLNVDAANALLKTLEEPHPHAKLVLTTSAVGAVLATIRSRCLAVACELPAGEELLSAFGELAEEEALIAQGAPGALAQIRAHPDAAREMVSLVRDLDAATPGAALAMAERFRAVADALADRLKLPARLANALALEQLGTCAHGLYPQRTDWANAIAEAHRRILGNGNPGLVFDALFAELGAS, from the coding sequence ATGTCCCTCTCCCACCTCGCGGGCCTCCATTCGGTGAAGCGCCTTCTGCCGGCCCTCTCCCGGGCCGAAGCGGGCGTCCACGCCGTGCTGCTCTACGGCGTCGCCGGGTCGGGCAAGTCGGCCGTGGCGGACGCCCTTGCCCAGGTGTGGCTGTGCACGGCGCCGACCTCGGAGGGTGCGTGCGGCGAGTGCCGGTCGTGCCAGGCGTTCGGGCGCGGGGCGAGTGCCGACTTCGAGCGGATCGAGCCGCAGCCGCCCAGCCGAATCATTCGCCTCGGGGCCATTGTCGAGCGAAAGGAGAGCTCCGAACTCCCGGGATTGCCCATCCAGACCTTCTTTCGCACGCCGCCTTTGATGGCGCGACACCGCGTCGTGGTGATCGAGGATTGCGATCGGCTGAACGTCGATGCGGCCAACGCCCTTCTGAAGACGCTCGAGGAGCCTCATCCCCACGCCAAGCTCGTGCTGACCACGTCTGCGGTGGGCGCCGTCCTCGCGACCATCCGCTCGAGGTGTCTGGCGGTCGCGTGCGAACTGCCTGCCGGCGAGGAGCTCCTCTCGGCGTTCGGGGAGTTGGCCGAGGAGGAGGCGCTGATCGCCCAGGGCGCGCCGGGCGCGTTGGCGCAAATCCGCGCCCACCCCGATGCCGCGCGCGAGATGGTCTCGCTGGTACGAGACCTCGACGCGGCGACGCCCGGCGCCGCGCTGGCGATGGCCGAGCGGTTTCGGGCCGTGGCCGATGCGCTCGCGGACAGACTGAAGCTGCCGGCACGCTTGGCCAACGCGCTGGCGCTGGAGCAGCTCGGAACGTGCGCGCACGGCCTGTATCCGCAACGGACCGACTGGGCAAATGCGATCGCGGAGGCCCATCGCCGCATCTTGGGAAATGGAAACCCAGGGCTCGTGTTCGACGCCTTGTTCGCCGAACTCGGGGCTTCGTAG
- the fahA gene encoding fumarylacetoacetase — MSFTVPPAARSWIAVDADSHFPIQNLPFGMKGDGTLVTRVGDTLVSLPALAAEGLLPGQPGRYASLESLARSGGSAALSEVRRALYELIEASSPRLRDDAALREAACSPADDLHMALPMRPGAFLDFYSGIHHASNVGRMFRPEQPPLLPNYRHLPVGYNGRASSVVPSGVPVRRPKGQTKAPDADGPAFGPSRELDFELEMGFYLAEGCELGESIAVADAERHMAGMVIVNDWSARDVQRWEYQPLGPFLSKSFLTSVSPWLVTLDALEPFRVAGMAQEPEPLPHLRRGGDQIFDIRLEVRLQSARMTAPVTICTSNTKHLYWSMAQQLAHQTSNGTNVQVGDLYASGTISGEDEGTFGSLLELTWRGQSPIRLEETFEEREFLEDGDVVTMTAYALGDGFRVGFGEVTALVLPAKE; from the coding sequence TTGAGCTTCACCGTCCCGCCTGCCGCCCGCAGTTGGATCGCCGTCGATGCGGATTCCCACTTTCCCATCCAGAACCTGCCCTTCGGGATGAAGGGAGACGGCACGTTGGTGACCCGCGTGGGGGATACCTTGGTCTCGCTTCCCGCGTTGGCGGCCGAGGGGTTGCTGCCGGGCCAGCCGGGCCGCTACGCGAGCCTCGAATCGCTCGCGCGCTCCGGTGGGAGCGCCGCCCTGTCCGAGGTGCGTCGCGCGCTGTACGAACTGATCGAGGCCTCCAGCCCACGACTCCGCGACGACGCAGCCCTCCGCGAGGCCGCATGCTCGCCCGCGGACGATTTGCACATGGCCCTGCCGATGCGACCGGGGGCGTTCCTCGACTTCTACTCAGGTATCCACCACGCGAGCAACGTGGGTCGGATGTTCCGCCCAGAGCAGCCGCCCCTGCTTCCGAACTACCGCCACCTACCCGTGGGTTACAACGGTCGCGCCTCGAGCGTGGTGCCCTCGGGCGTGCCGGTGCGGCGGCCGAAAGGGCAGACCAAAGCGCCCGACGCAGACGGCCCCGCGTTCGGTCCCTCGCGCGAGCTGGACTTCGAGCTGGAGATGGGCTTCTACCTCGCCGAAGGTTGCGAGCTGGGCGAATCGATCGCCGTCGCGGACGCCGAGCGGCACATGGCGGGGATGGTGATCGTCAACGACTGGTCGGCGCGCGACGTGCAGCGGTGGGAGTACCAGCCCCTGGGCCCCTTCCTTTCCAAGAGCTTCCTGACGAGCGTCAGCCCTTGGCTGGTCACCCTCGACGCACTCGAGCCGTTCCGAGTCGCGGGGATGGCCCAGGAGCCCGAGCCGCTGCCCCACCTACGGCGCGGCGGGGATCAGATCTTCGACATCCGGCTCGAAGTGCGGCTGCAATCGGCCCGGATGACGGCACCGGTGACGATCTGCACCAGCAACACGAAGCACCTTTACTGGTCGATGGCCCAGCAGCTCGCCCATCAGACGAGCAACGGCACGAACGTGCAGGTCGGCGATCTTTACGCAAGCGGAACGATCAGCGGAGAGGACGAGGGAACTTTCGGGTCTCTGCTCGAGCTCACGTGGCGGGGCCAGAGCCCGATTCGACTTGAGGAGACGTTCGAGGAGCGTGAGTTCCTCGAAGATGGAGATGTGGTGACGATGACCGCCTATGCCCTTGGCGACGGCTTTCGGGTTGGGTTCGGCGAAGTCACCGCGCTGGTGCTCCCAGCGAAGGAGTGA